Genomic segment of Streptomyces longhuiensis:
CAGGTCGACGGCGTCGATCTCGGCCGTGAACAGGCCCGACGCGCGCCCGGCGTCGAGGATGCGCCGGATCACCTCGATCGCGGGCGAATTGAGCGCGCCGAGCTGTTCGGAAGCGGCGATGTGCTCCGCCTCGTGGATGTTCTCGATCGCGACCAGGCGGATGAAGTCGGGGTGCGCCTCGTGGTGGTCGAAGGTGAGCTCGGCCAGCCGGCGGATGGCCGCGACCGGGTCCAGGTGGTCGACGTCGACCTCCTGCTCGGCCTGCCGGATCGCCGAGTACGCGTGCTCCAGGACCGCCGTGAACAGCTGTTCCTTGCCGCCGAAGTAGTAGTAGATCATCCGCTTCGTGGTGCGGGTGCGGGCCGCGATCTCGTCGACGCGGGCGCCCGTGTAACCGGCGCGGGCGAACTCCTGAGTGGCGACGTCGAGGATCTCGGCCTTGGTGCGGGCGGCGTCACGGATCCGTCCGGCGGGTCGCGTCGGCTCTTCGACTGTGGCCATGCGTTCCTCCGGGTCGGTTCGGTGCTGGTGATTGTAGAAGCAGCGCCGGGGCCGGCGAGCGGCTGCCCTTTCCAGGATGCCTCCTTCCTGGTATTACTAACGAACCAGTTCGTACATTAGGAGAAACGGTGCCTCAGGACTCCTGCCTCGTCGGTCTGATCGGTTCGGGCATCGGCCCCTCGCTGAGCCCCGCGCTCCATGAGCGGGAGGCCGACCGCCAGGGCCTGCGCTATCTCTACCGGCTGATCGACATCGACGCCCTGGGGGCCACCCCCGACCAGGTCGGCGACCTGGTGAGGGCGGCCCGGGCCGTGGGCTACGACGGCCTGAACATCACCCACCCCTGCAAGCAGCTCGTCATCCCGCACCTCGACGAGCTCGCCCCGCAGGCCGAGGCGCTCGGCGCCGTCAACACCGTCGTGTTCGAGGGTGGGCGCGCCGTCGGCCACAACACCGACGTCACCGGATTCGCGGCGTCCTTCGCCCGTGGCCTGCCCGACGCCCCGCTCGACCGGGTCGTGCAGCTCGGCGCGGGCGGCGCGGGTGCGGCCGTCGCGCACGCCGTGCTCACCCTGGGCGGCGGTCACCTCACCATCGTGGACGCGATGTCCGAACGCGCCGCGGACCTGGCCGCTTCGCTGAACCGGCACTTCGGCGAGGGCCGCGCGTCCGCCGGGACCCCGGACCGTATCGAGGAGCACCTCGCCCGCGCCGACGGCCTCGTCCACGCCACACCCACCGGCATGGCCGCCCACCCCGGACTCCCGCTCCCCGCCCGGCTGCTGCGCCCGTCCCTGTGGGTCGCAGAAGTCGTCTACCGGCCGCTGGAAACAGAACTGCTGCTCACCGCGCGGGAGTTGGGATGCGCCACGCTCGACGGCGGAGGCATGGCGGTGTTCCAGGCCGCCGACGCGTTCCGGCTCTTCACGCGCCACGAGCCGGACAGCACGCGGATGCTCGCGGACATCGCCGAACTGGCGGGCACGGCGGCCGCACGGGGCTGACCCCGCCCACCACAGCCGACTCGTCCACCCCCACCCCGTCCCCCTCCCAAGGAGCATCGCCGTGCGCACCTCGATCGCCACCGTCTCGCTCAGCGGATCCCTGACCGAGAAACTCACCGCCGCCGCCTCCGCCGGATTCGACGGGGTGGAGATCTTCGAGAACGACCTCCTCGCCAGTCCCCTGACCCCCGAGGAGATCAAGGCCCGCACCGCCGACCTCGGCCTGACCGTCGACCTCTACCAGCCGATGCGGGACATCGAGGCCGTGCCGCCGCAGGAGTTCGAGCGGAACCTGCGCCGCGCCGAGCACAAGTTCCGGCTGATGAACCGGCTCGGCACGGACACCGTCCTGGTGTGCTCCAGCGTCTCGCCCCATGCCGTCGACGACGACGCCCTCGCCGCCGAACACCTCCACCGGCTCGCGGAGTCGGCGCAGGAGCACGGCGTCCGCGTCGCCTACGAAGCGCTCGCCTGGGGCCGCCACGTCAGCACGTACGACCACGCCTGGCGCATCGTCGAGGCGGCGGATCACCCCGCGCTCGGCACCTGCCTGGACAGCTTCCACATCCTCGCCCGCGGCTCCGACCCCAAGGGCATCGAAGACATCCCCGGCGAGAAGATCTTCTTCCTCCAGCTCGCCGACGCCCCGCTGATGGCGCTCGACGTGCTCCAGTGGAGCCGCCACTACCGCTGCTTCCCCGGGCAGGGCGGCCTGGACGTGACCGGACTCGTCCGACACGTGATCAACGCCGGTTACACGGGCCCGCTCTCGCTGGAGGTGTTCAACGACGTCTTCCGGCAGGCCGACGCGGGCCCCACCGCCGTCGACGCCCGGCGCTCCCTGATGCTCCTCCAGGAGGCCGCCGGGATCGCGGCGCCGCCCGCACCGGTCCAGCCCACCGGCTTCGCCTTCGCGGAACTCACCACCCCGGACGCCGGTGCCGTGTCCTCGCTCCTCGGCGCGCTCGGCCTGGCCAGGACCGCCAGGCACCGCAGCAAGCCCGTCGAACTGTGGCAGCGCGGCGACGCCCGCATCCTCGTCACCACGGATCCGGTCCGTCACCGCGACGGGCTCGCCCTCGCCGCGCTCGGCCTGGAATCCCCCGACCCGGCGGGCGCGGCGGCCCGCGCCGAGTCGCTCCTCGCCCCCGTACTGCCGCGTCACCGCGCACCGGAGGACGCCTCGCTCGACGCGGTGGCGGCGCCCGACGGCGTGGAGATCTTCTTCTGCGCGACGGACCGGGAGGGCCTGCCGAACTGGCGGGAGGACTTCCCGCCCCTGACCGGCTCCGACGACGGGGACGGAGACCGGGACGGAGACCGGGACGGAGACGGAGACGGGGGCCGGGACCCGCGGGGCGCCGTCCTGCGTATCGACCACCTCGCCCTGACCCAGCCCTGGCACCAGTTCGACGAGGCCGCGCTCTTCCACCGCACGGTCCTCGGACTCAGGCCCCAGGAAAGCGTCGACGTCGCCGACCCCTACGGGCTGCTGCGCAGCCGCGCCGTCACGAACGACGACGGCCGGGTGCGGATCGCCCTCGGCATCGGCCCCGGCCCCGCCGACGACGCCGGCCGCGCCCAGCACATCGCCCTGGCGACGGACGACGTGGTCGCCGCCGCGCGCGCCTTTCACGACGCGGGCGGGCGCCCGCTGCCCGTACCGCCCAACTACTACGACGAC
This window contains:
- a CDS encoding TetR/AcrR family transcriptional regulator, translated to MATVEEPTRPAGRIRDAARTKAEILDVATQEFARAGYTGARVDEIAARTRTTKRMIYYYFGGKEQLFTAVLEHAYSAIRQAEQEVDVDHLDPVAAIRRLAELTFDHHEAHPDFIRLVAIENIHEAEHIAASEQLGALNSPAIEVIRRILDAGRASGLFTAEIDAVDLHAMISSFCFFRVSNRHTFGALFGRDLVATEQREHYRTMLGDMVIAYLTADRAEG
- a CDS encoding shikimate dehydrogenase, producing the protein MPQDSCLVGLIGSGIGPSLSPALHEREADRQGLRYLYRLIDIDALGATPDQVGDLVRAARAVGYDGLNITHPCKQLVIPHLDELAPQAEALGAVNTVVFEGGRAVGHNTDVTGFAASFARGLPDAPLDRVVQLGAGGAGAAVAHAVLTLGGGHLTIVDAMSERAADLAASLNRHFGEGRASAGTPDRIEEHLARADGLVHATPTGMAAHPGLPLPARLLRPSLWVAEVVYRPLETELLLTARELGCATLDGGGMAVFQAADAFRLFTRHEPDSTRMLADIAELAGTAAARG
- a CDS encoding bifunctional sugar phosphate isomerase/epimerase/4-hydroxyphenylpyruvate dioxygenase family protein is translated as MRTSIATVSLSGSLTEKLTAAASAGFDGVEIFENDLLASPLTPEEIKARTADLGLTVDLYQPMRDIEAVPPQEFERNLRRAEHKFRLMNRLGTDTVLVCSSVSPHAVDDDALAAEHLHRLAESAQEHGVRVAYEALAWGRHVSTYDHAWRIVEAADHPALGTCLDSFHILARGSDPKGIEDIPGEKIFFLQLADAPLMALDVLQWSRHYRCFPGQGGLDVTGLVRHVINAGYTGPLSLEVFNDVFRQADAGPTAVDARRSLMLLQEAAGIAAPPAPVQPTGFAFAELTTPDAGAVSSLLGALGLARTARHRSKPVELWQRGDARILVTTDPVRHRDGLALAALGLESPDPAGAAARAESLLAPVLPRHRAPEDASLDAVAAPDGVEIFFCATDREGLPNWREDFPPLTGSDDGDGDRDGDRDGDGDGGRDPRGAVLRIDHLALTQPWHQFDEAALFHRTVLGLRPQESVDVADPYGLLRSRAVTNDDGRVRIALGIGPGPADDAGRAQHIALATDDVVAAARAFHDAGGRPLPVPPNYYDDLAARFEFAPGEAETYRELGILYDRDEHGTFRHFYTETVGRVFFEVVQRDGGYRGYGAQNAPVRLAAQHALRPGRR